From the Leptidea sinapis chromosome 42, ilLepSina1.1, whole genome shotgun sequence genome, one window contains:
- the LOC126976899 gene encoding allergen Tha p 1-like, with translation MKAVVIVVALLGVCFAEDIKYYTTADDNYDIKSVVADRARLEAYNKCFVDKGPCDEISASYKLIIPESIIEACRKCNPAQKHLANTYLTGLKQNYPEHYAEFVEKYDPEGIYLDKFMEAVKGY, from the exons ATGAAGGCAGTTGTCATAGTGGTGGCCTTGCTCGGAGTGTGTTTTGCTGAAGACATAAAATACTATACAACAGCTGATGACAACTATGATATCAAATCAGTGGTCGCAGATAGGGCCCGTTTGGAAGCTTACAATAAATGTTTCGTTGATAAAGGTCCCTGTGATGAAATATCTGCAAGTTATAAGC TTATAATTCCTGAATCAATTATAGAAGCATGTCGCAAATGTAATCCAGCCCAAAAACACTTAGCAAATACTTATCTCACTGGCCTCAAGCAGAACTATCCCGAACATTACGCTGAGTTTGTCGAGAAGTACGACCCAGAAGGAATATATTTGGATAAGTTTATGGAAGCTGTTAAGGGCTATTAA